CGCCGACCATCCCGTGGACGTCGTGCACGTCGTCGGCGGCGGCACCCGCAACGCTCTGCTGTGCCAGCTGACCGCCGACGCCTGCGGGCTGCCGGTGGTGGCCGGTCCGGCGGAGGCCGCCGCCCTCGGGAACGTCCTGGTCCAGGCGCGGACCCACGGCCTGGTCGGCGACCTCGGCAACGGGCGCCGCCTGCTCACCCGTACCCAACCGCTGACCCGGTACGAGCCGCGCGGGGACGCGGCGCGCTGGCGCGAGGCGGAAGCCCGGCTCACCGACGGGTGACGAGGTCTCCCCCAAGCCGCCGTGCCCTATTACGCTGCACTCATCCGATGATCGATCAGAAGGAGCCGCGATGCGTGTCGCCCTGTTCCTGACCTGCGTCAACGACACGCTCTATCCGGACACCGGTCGCGCGGTGGTGAAACTGCTGACCAGGCTTGGCGTCGAGGTCGACTTCCCGATGGCGCAGACCTGCTGCGGGCAGGCGCACTACAACACCGGATACCGACACGAGGCCGAGCCGCTCGCCCGGCATTTCTCCGATGTCTTCGGGGAGTACGACGCGATCGTCACCCCGTCGGGGTCGTGCGGCGCGATGGTGCGGGAGCTGTATCCGCGGATGGGTGAGCGGGCCCGGGCCGAGGGACGCGGGGACACGCTCGCGGCGACACTGGCGCCGGTGGTGCCGAAGACGTACGAGCTGACGGAGTTCCTGGTGGACGTCCTGGAGGTGACGGACGTGGGCGCCTACTACCCGCACCGGGTGACGTACCACCCGACCTGTCACGGGCTGCGCGGGCTCGGGCTCGGGGACCGGCCCCGGCGGCTGCTCCAGGCCGTGCGGGGGCTGGAGTTGGCGGAGTTGCCGGGGGCCGAGGAGTGCTGCGGCTTCGGCGGCACCTTCGCCCTGAAGAACTCCGATGTCTCGGCGGCGATGGGCGCGGACAAGGTGCGCAACGCCGAGTCGACGGGCGCCGAGGTGCTGTGCGCGGCGGACAACTCCTGTCTGATGCACATCGGCGGGACCATGGCCCGGCTGCGGACGGGCATGCGGCCGGTGCACATCGCGGAGATCCTGGCGAGCACGGAGGAGGAACCGGCCGTATGAGCGGGACGTATCTGGGAATGCCGGCTTTTCCGAAGGCGGCGCACGAGGCCGTGCACGACGCGACGCTGCGGGGCAATCTGCGTCACGCCACGCACACCATCCGCGCCAAGCGGGCGAAGGCCGTCGCGGAGGTCTCCGACTGGACGGAGTTGCGCGAGGCGGGCAAGCGGATCAAGGATCATACGCTGCGTCACCTCGACCGGTATCTGGTTCAGTTGGAGGAGTCGGTCACGGCGGCCGGTGGCACCGTCCACTGGGCCGCCGACGCCGACGAGGCGAACCGGATCGTGGCGGATCTCGTCAAGGCGACCGGGGAGTCGGAGGTCGTCAAAGTCAAGTCGATGGCCACGCAGGAGATCGGGCTGAACGAGGCGCTTCTCGAAGAGGGCATCCACGCCTACGAGACCGATCTCGCCGAGCTGATCGTGCAGTTGGGCAAGGACCGCCCCTCGCACATCCTGGTGCCGGCGATCCATCGCAACCGGGGCGAGATCCGCGACATCTTCGAGCGTGAGATGAGCGAGTGGGGGCGCCCCGCGCCCGAGGGCCTCACCGACACGCCCGCCGAGCTCGCCGAGGCCGCGCGCCTGCACCTGCGGGAGAAGTTCCTGCGCGCCAAGGTCGGCATCTCCGGCGCCAACTTCATGGTCGCCGAGACCGGCACCCTGCTGGTCGTGGAGTCCGAGGGCAACGGGCGGATGTGCCTGACCCTGCCGGAGACACTGATCTCGGTCGTCGGCATCGAGAAGATCGTGCCCACGTGGCAGGACCTGGAGGTGTTCCTGCAGACCCTCCCCCGCTCCTCCACCGCCGAGCGCATGAACCCGTACACCACCATGTGGACCGGTACGACGGACGGCGACGGGCCGAGCACCTTCCATCTGGTGCTCCTCGACAACGGCCGCACCGACACGCTCGCCGACGAGGTCGGCCGCCAGGCCCTGCGCTGCATCCGCTGCTCGGCCTGTCTCAATGTGTGCCCGGTGTACGAGCGGGCCGGCGGGCACGCCTACGGCTCGGTCTATCCGGGCCCGATCGGCGCCATCCTCAGCCCGCAACTGCGGGGCGTGACCAGCGAGATCGACGCCTCGCTGCCGTACGCGTCGTCGCTGTGCGGCGCCTGCTACGAGGTGTGCCCGGTCGCCATCGACATCCCCGAGGTGCTGGTGCATCTGCGGGAGCGGGTCGTGGCGGGCGGCGAGGTGACGTCCAAGGGCAACAAGGTGGTGCTGAAGCCGGCCAAGGGGCATGCCGCCGAGCGGGCCGCGATGCGGGCGGCACGCTGGGCGTTCGGCCGCCCGGGCGCCCTGCGCACCGGCCAGCGGCTCGCCTCGCGCACCCGACGGCTGCATCCGCGCTCACTGCCCGGACCGGGCAGGGCGTGGAGCGGGACGCGGGATCTTCCGGCGGTGCCCGCGGAGCCGTTCCGGGACTGGTGGCAGCGCACGCGGGGCGGAAAGGACGGGGCCAAGTGAGCAGCAGGGAACGGATCCTGGGCCGGGTGCGGCGCGCGCTCGCGGACGTACCGCGCGAGGAAGCGCCGTACGAAGAGGCGGTGCCGCGCGACTATCTGCGCGAGCACGGGGACCGGAGCGTCGCGCAGACCGTCGATCTGCTGGCCGAGAACCTCGCGGACTACCGGGCGATCGTGCACCGGTGCACGCCCGCCGACCTGGCGCCGACGATCGCGGGGATGCTCGCGGCGCGCGGGGCGAAGACCGTGCTCGTGCCGCCCGGCCTGGACACCGGCTGGCTGGCGGCGGCCGACGCCGAGCGGATCGCGGACCGGCCGGAGAGCACCCCGCACGAACTGGACGAGGTCGACAGCGTCGTCACGGCGTGTGCCGTGGCGGTGGCCGAGACCGGCACCATCGTGCTGGACGGCTCCCCCGACCAGGGACGGCGCCGCATCACGCTCGTCCCGGACCACCACATCTGTGTCGTACGGGTTCCGGAGCAGGTCGTGTCGTCGGTGCCGCAGGCTCTCGAACGCCTCGACCCGGTACGCCCGTTGACGTGGATCTCCGGTCCGTCGGCGACCAGCGACATCGAGCTGGACCGGGTCGAGGGGGTGCACGGCCCGCGCACCCTGGAGGTCGTGCTGGTGGGCGAGGATCAGTCGAGCGCGGACGTCACCGCATAGCGGCCGGACGGCAGCCGGTAGGAGGCGACGCCGTCCGCGAAGCCCAGGTACTCGACGCCCTCGGCCTCGGCCAGGGGTGTGCGGCCCTCGCGGACGGTCGACGGGTCGGCGGTGGGGATGCGCAGGGTCGCGGTGCTGTTGGCGGGCACCACAGCCCGGTAGGTCAGCTTCCGGTCGTCCTCGCGCCACTCGCTCACGATCTCGCCGCAGGGCGCGAGATGGGCCCCGCTGACCCGGGTGACCTTGCCCGTCGGGTCGAGGTGGGGCCTGAGGAAGAAGTGCCGGAAGCCCGGGTGGGCCGGGTCCTTGGCGATGCCGGCCATGCTCTCGTACATCCACTCCATGATCGCGCCGTAGGAGTAGTGGTTGAACGAGTTCATGTCGACGGGGCCGAAGCCGTCCTCCTTCGAGTACGAGTTCCAGCGCTCCCAGATGGTGGTGGCGCCGTTGCGCACGGAGTACAGCCAGGACGGCATGGCGTCCTGGTGAAGCAGCCGGTACGCCAGGTCGACGCGGCCCTCGTCGGTGAGGACGGGCGCGAGGACGTTCACGCCGAGGAAGCCGACGGAGAGGGTGTTCTCGGC
The DNA window shown above is from Streptomyces chartreusis and carries:
- a CDS encoding LutB/LldF family L-lactate oxidation iron-sulfur protein, yielding MSGTYLGMPAFPKAAHEAVHDATLRGNLRHATHTIRAKRAKAVAEVSDWTELREAGKRIKDHTLRHLDRYLVQLEESVTAAGGTVHWAADADEANRIVADLVKATGESEVVKVKSMATQEIGLNEALLEEGIHAYETDLAELIVQLGKDRPSHILVPAIHRNRGEIRDIFEREMSEWGRPAPEGLTDTPAELAEAARLHLREKFLRAKVGISGANFMVAETGTLLVVESEGNGRMCLTLPETLISVVGIEKIVPTWQDLEVFLQTLPRSSTAERMNPYTTMWTGTTDGDGPSTFHLVLLDNGRTDTLADEVGRQALRCIRCSACLNVCPVYERAGGHAYGSVYPGPIGAILSPQLRGVTSEIDASLPYASSLCGACYEVCPVAIDIPEVLVHLRERVVAGGEVTSKGNKVVLKPAKGHAAERAAMRAARWAFGRPGALRTGQRLASRTRRLHPRSLPGPGRAWSGTRDLPAVPAEPFRDWWQRTRGGKDGAK
- a CDS encoding LutC/YkgG family protein, yielding MSSRERILGRVRRALADVPREEAPYEEAVPRDYLREHGDRSVAQTVDLLAENLADYRAIVHRCTPADLAPTIAGMLAARGAKTVLVPPGLDTGWLAAADAERIADRPESTPHELDEVDSVVTACAVAVAETGTIVLDGSPDQGRRRITLVPDHHICVVRVPEQVVSSVPQALERLDPVRPLTWISGPSATSDIELDRVEGVHGPRTLEVVLVGEDQSSADVTA
- a CDS encoding (Fe-S)-binding protein, giving the protein MRVALFLTCVNDTLYPDTGRAVVKLLTRLGVEVDFPMAQTCCGQAHYNTGYRHEAEPLARHFSDVFGEYDAIVTPSGSCGAMVRELYPRMGERARAEGRGDTLAATLAPVVPKTYELTEFLVDVLEVTDVGAYYPHRVTYHPTCHGLRGLGLGDRPRRLLQAVRGLELAELPGAEECCGFGGTFALKNSDVSAAMGADKVRNAESTGAEVLCAADNSCLMHIGGTMARLRTGMRPVHIAEILASTEEEPAV